A region from the Streptomyces sp. 3214.6 genome encodes:
- a CDS encoding alpha-L-arabinofuranosidase C-terminal domain-containing protein: MSRSTTRTRWRIGLTSTALLTATALVPAPAHAEAVTDYAITVDPTAKGAKIDDTMYGVFFEDINRAADGGLYAELVQNRSFEYSTVDNRSYTPLTSWTVDGTAQVLNDSGRLNERNRNYLSLGAGSSVTNAGYNTGVRVEQGKTYDFSVWARAESGTTLTVSLQDADGTLATARKVAVKAGGWARYKAVFTATRTSSNGRLGVASSAATALDMVSLFPRDTYRGEPNGLRKDLAQKVAALHPGFVRFPGGCLVNTGSMQDYSEASGYQRARSYQWKDTIGPVEQRATNSNFWGYNQSYGLGYYEYFRFAEDIGAMPLPVVPALVTGCGQNKAVVDDALLQRHIQDTLDLIEFANGPVTSTWGKKRAQMGHPKPFHLTHLEVGNEENLPTEFFARFKQFRAAIAAKYPNVTVISNSGPDDSGSTFDTAWQLNRDAKVDMVDEHYYNSPQWFLQNNDRYDSYDRGGPKVFLGEYASQGNAFKNGLSEAAFMTGLERNADVVKLASYAPLFANEDYVQWRPDLVWFNNHASWNSANYEVQKLFMTNVGDRVVPSTATGTPSLQGPITGAVGLSTWATSAAYDDVKVTDADGTPLLSDDFSGDASKWTHTGGGSWSLQDGQYVQTDTAAENTMVSAGDPSWHDYDLHVKATKKSGKEGFLVAFGVKDTGNYYWWNLGGWNNTQSAVEQAVDGGKSTLISKAGSVETGRAYDVDVKVRGRQVTLYLDGQEWGSFTDDKPAEPFRQVVTKDKKTGDLIVKVVNAQSTDARTAIDLGGAKVAAKARVTTLAAAPDAVNTETATPVAPVTSTFTGVSGRFTYTFPANSITFLRIKQR; this comes from the coding sequence ATGTCACGCAGCACCACCCGCACCCGCTGGAGAATCGGTCTCACCTCGACCGCGCTTCTGACGGCCACCGCCCTCGTCCCCGCCCCCGCGCACGCCGAGGCCGTGACCGACTACGCCATCACCGTCGACCCCACCGCCAAGGGCGCGAAGATCGACGACACGATGTACGGCGTCTTCTTCGAGGACATCAACCGGGCGGCCGACGGCGGCCTCTACGCCGAGCTCGTGCAGAACCGATCCTTCGAGTACTCCACCGTCGACAACCGGTCATACACCCCGCTGACCTCCTGGACGGTCGACGGCACCGCACAGGTCCTGAACGACTCGGGCCGCCTCAACGAGCGCAACCGCAACTACCTCTCCCTGGGCGCCGGTTCATCCGTGACCAACGCCGGCTACAACACCGGTGTCCGGGTCGAGCAGGGCAAGACGTACGACTTCTCGGTGTGGGCCCGCGCCGAGAGCGGCACCACCCTGACGGTGTCGTTGCAGGACGCCGACGGCACCCTGGCCACCGCCCGCAAGGTGGCCGTGAAGGCCGGCGGCTGGGCGCGGTACAAGGCCGTCTTCACCGCTACCCGGACCAGCAGCAACGGCCGGCTGGGCGTGGCCTCCTCGGCGGCGACTGCCCTGGACATGGTGTCCCTGTTCCCCCGTGACACCTACCGGGGCGAGCCCAACGGCCTGCGCAAGGACCTCGCCCAGAAGGTCGCCGCCCTGCACCCGGGCTTCGTGCGCTTCCCCGGCGGCTGCCTGGTCAACACCGGCTCCATGCAGGACTACAGCGAGGCCTCCGGCTACCAGCGCGCCCGCTCCTACCAGTGGAAGGACACCATCGGACCCGTAGAGCAGCGCGCCACCAACTCCAACTTCTGGGGCTACAACCAGAGTTACGGCCTCGGCTACTACGAGTACTTCCGCTTCGCCGAGGACATCGGCGCGATGCCACTGCCCGTGGTCCCCGCCCTGGTGACCGGCTGCGGCCAGAACAAGGCCGTGGTCGACGACGCGCTGCTCCAGCGCCACATCCAGGACACCCTCGATCTCATCGAGTTCGCCAACGGCCCGGTCACCTCGACCTGGGGCAAGAAGCGCGCGCAGATGGGTCACCCCAAGCCCTTCCACCTCACCCACCTCGAGGTCGGCAACGAGGAGAACCTCCCGACCGAGTTCTTCGCCCGCTTCAAGCAGTTCCGCGCCGCCATCGCGGCCAAGTACCCGAACGTCACCGTCATCTCCAACTCCGGCCCGGACGACTCCGGTTCGACCTTCGACACGGCCTGGCAGCTCAACAGGGACGCCAAGGTCGACATGGTCGACGAGCACTACTACAACAGCCCGCAGTGGTTCCTGCAGAACAACGACCGCTACGACTCCTACGACCGCGGCGGCCCCAAGGTCTTCCTCGGCGAGTACGCCTCCCAGGGCAACGCCTTCAAGAACGGCCTCTCCGAAGCCGCCTTCATGACCGGCCTCGAACGCAACGCGGACGTCGTCAAACTGGCCTCCTACGCCCCCCTGTTCGCCAACGAGGACTACGTCCAGTGGCGCCCTGACCTGGTGTGGTTCAACAACCACGCCTCCTGGAACTCGGCCAACTACGAGGTCCAGAAGCTGTTCATGACCAACGTCGGCGACCGCGTCGTGCCGTCGACGGCCACCGGAACCCCGTCCCTGCAGGGCCCGATCACCGGCGCCGTCGGCCTGTCGACCTGGGCGACCAGCGCGGCCTACGACGACGTCAAGGTGACCGACGCGGACGGCACCCCGCTGCTGAGCGACGACTTCTCCGGCGACGCCTCGAAGTGGACGCACACCGGCGGCGGCAGCTGGTCGCTCCAGGACGGCCAGTACGTGCAGACCGACACCGCCGCCGAGAACACCATGGTCTCCGCCGGTGACCCGAGCTGGCACGACTACGACCTGCATGTGAAGGCCACCAAGAAGTCCGGCAAGGAGGGCTTCCTCGTCGCCTTCGGCGTCAAGGACACCGGCAACTACTACTGGTGGAACCTGGGCGGCTGGAACAACACCCAGTCCGCCGTCGAACAGGCCGTGGACGGCGGCAAGTCGACGCTGATCTCCAAGGCGGGAAGTGTGGAGACGGGCCGCGCCTACGACGTCGACGTGAAGGTGCGCGGCCGCCAGGTCACCCTCTACCTCGACGGCCAGGAGTGGGGCAGCTTCACCGACGACAAGCCGGCCGAGCCCTTCCGCCAGGTCGTCACGAAGGACAAGAAGACCGGTGACCTGATCGTCAAGGTCGTCAACGCCCAGTCCACGGACGCCCGTACGGCGATCGACCTCGGTGGCGCCAAGGTCGCCGCCAAGGCCAGGGTGACCACGCTGGCCGCCGCACCGGACGCGGTCAACACCGAGACCGCGACCCCGGTCGCACCGGTGACCTCCACCTTCACCGGAGTCTCCGGCAGGTTCACCTACACCTTCCCGGCGAACTCGATCACCTTCCTGCGGATCAAGCAGCGGTAG
- a CDS encoding GNAT family N-acetyltransferase codes for MNDTLPLAEGYEMSTDPARIDAGRVHRWLSTDAYWAIGRERAKQDRAIAGSLNFGVYDTSSGEQVAYARVVTDLTTFAWLCDVYVDPAARGKGLGTALVAAVRDHLRPHGLRRILLATHDAHGVYEQVGFAALEKPDQWMALVFQ; via the coding sequence ATGAACGACACCCTGCCCCTCGCCGAGGGCTACGAGATGTCCACCGACCCCGCCCGCATCGACGCCGGACGCGTGCACCGCTGGCTGTCCACGGACGCGTACTGGGCGATCGGACGCGAGCGGGCGAAGCAGGACCGGGCGATCGCCGGTTCGCTGAACTTCGGCGTCTACGACACCTCGTCGGGGGAGCAGGTCGCCTATGCGCGGGTCGTCACGGACCTCACGACCTTCGCATGGCTGTGCGACGTGTACGTGGACCCGGCGGCCCGCGGCAAGGGCCTCGGCACCGCCCTCGTCGCCGCCGTACGCGACCACCTGCGGCCGCACGGGCTGCGCCGCATACTGCTGGCCACGCACGACGCGCACGGGGTGTACGAACAGGTCGGCTTCGCGGCGCTGGAGAAGCCCGACCAATGGATGGCGCTCGTTTTCCAGTGA
- a CDS encoding aminotransferase-like domain-containing protein produces MQERSSVGELADRLRREFDRYSPGGKLPSSRALVERFRVSPVTVSRALAQLAAEGLVVTRPGAGAFRARPTGTTGTPAGDTSWQEVALSADGAADLVPRSVDASGVTVSLAAPPPGVVEFNGGYLHPSLQPERAMAAALARAGRRPGAWGRPPMEGLPELREWFARTIGGSVTAAEVLVSAGGQAALTTALRALAPPGAPVLVESPTYPGMLAIARSAGLRPVPVPVDPDGVKPELLADAFRATGARVFVCQPLFQNPTGAVLAADRRAQVLRIAREAGAFVVEDDFVRRLAHEDAGPLPRPLAADDPDGVVVHVGSLTKATSPSFRVCALAARGPVLQRLRAIQVVDTFFVPRPLQEAALELVGSPAWPRHLRAVAAELRARRDAMTSALRLRLPELALPHVPSGGYHLWLRLPEGTDEGAFTSAALRAGVALTPGRPYFSAEPPAAHARVSFAAVAGTEEIAEGVRRLRAAADEALPGNGSTRRP; encoded by the coding sequence ATGCAAGAGCGTAGCAGTGTGGGTGAGCTGGCGGATCGGCTGCGTCGGGAGTTCGACCGCTACTCTCCCGGTGGAAAGCTCCCGTCGAGCCGGGCCCTTGTCGAACGGTTCCGGGTGAGCCCCGTGACGGTCTCGCGGGCGCTGGCGCAGCTCGCCGCCGAGGGGCTGGTGGTCACCCGGCCCGGCGCGGGCGCCTTCCGGGCGCGGCCGACGGGGACGACCGGCACGCCGGCCGGCGACACGTCCTGGCAGGAGGTCGCGCTCAGCGCGGACGGCGCCGCCGACCTCGTGCCGCGCTCCGTGGACGCCTCCGGGGTCACGGTGTCGCTGGCCGCCCCGCCGCCCGGCGTCGTCGAGTTCAACGGCGGCTATCTGCACCCCTCGCTGCAGCCGGAGCGGGCGATGGCCGCGGCGCTGGCGCGCGCCGGACGGCGGCCTGGAGCGTGGGGGCGGCCGCCCATGGAAGGGCTGCCCGAGCTGCGCGAGTGGTTCGCGCGGACCATCGGCGGCTCCGTCACCGCGGCCGAGGTACTGGTCAGCGCCGGCGGCCAGGCGGCCCTCACCACCGCCCTGCGCGCCCTCGCCCCGCCCGGCGCGCCGGTGCTCGTCGAGTCGCCCACCTACCCCGGCATGCTCGCGATCGCCCGCTCGGCGGGACTGCGCCCGGTACCGGTCCCGGTCGACCCGGACGGTGTGAAGCCGGAGCTGCTCGCCGACGCGTTCCGGGCCACCGGCGCCCGGGTCTTCGTCTGCCAGCCGCTGTTCCAGAACCCGACCGGAGCCGTCCTCGCGGCCGACCGGCGCGCGCAGGTGCTGCGCATCGCTCGCGAGGCGGGCGCGTTCGTCGTCGAGGACGACTTCGTGCGGCGGCTCGCGCACGAGGACGCCGGACCGCTGCCGCGTCCGCTCGCCGCCGACGACCCCGACGGCGTCGTCGTCCACGTCGGCTCGCTCACCAAGGCGACCTCGCCGAGCTTCCGGGTCTGCGCGCTGGCCGCCCGCGGTCCGGTCCTTCAGCGCCTGCGCGCCATCCAGGTCGTCGACACCTTCTTCGTGCCCCGCCCGCTCCAGGAGGCGGCCCTCGAACTCGTCGGCTCGCCCGCCTGGCCACGTCATCTGCGGGCCGTCGCCGCCGAGTTGCGGGCCCGGCGGGACGCGATGACCTCCGCGCTGCGGCTGCGGCTGCCCGAACTCGCCCTCCCGCACGTCCCGTCCGGCGGCTACCACCTGTGGCTGCGGCTGCCCGAGGGCACGGACGAGGGCGCGTTCACGTCCGCCGCCCTGCGCGCGGGCGTCGCCCTCACCCCAGGCCGCCCCTACTTCAGCGCCGAACCCCCGGCCGCCCACGCGCGGGTGAGCTTCGCGGCCGTCGCCGGGACCGAGGAGATCGCGGAGGGGGTACGGCGGCTGCGGGCGGCGGCCGACGAGGCGCTCCCCGGAAACGGTTCGACACGGCGCCCGTGA
- a CDS encoding glycoside hydrolase family 10 protein produces MGRLTRRAFALAALSAFTTTGAAAAPVGERRATGERRATTEMRGMWLATVANRDWPSRTGLTAAAQRSELITWLDLAVRRRLNTVVLQVRPTADALWPSPYEPWSQVLTGTQGKAPGWDPLGTAVTEAHARGLQLHAWFNPYRVATHDDPTKLVASHPARRHPDWVVPFGGKLYYNPGLPEVRAFVEDAILDAVEKYPLDAVHFDDYFYPYPVAGQSFDDDAAYDAHGGAFPSRAAWRRDNIDKLVLETAARIKAVRPGTQFGISPFGVWRNASTDSRGSDTRALQSYDDIHADTRKWVREGWIDYVVPQLYWNIGQSAADYAKLVPWWAEVAKGSRTRLYIGEALYRAGDPTQPAAWQDPAELSDHLDLAAAHPQVRGHVFFAAKDVRTDPIGAMARVVADHYQQSAQPPR; encoded by the coding sequence ATGGGGCGACTGACCCGGCGGGCGTTCGCGCTGGCAGCGCTGTCGGCGTTCACCACGACGGGTGCGGCGGCCGCTCCCGTGGGGGAGCGACGGGCGACAGGGGAGCGGCGGGCGACGACCGAGATGCGGGGGATGTGGCTGGCGACGGTCGCCAACCGCGACTGGCCGTCCCGCACCGGACTGACCGCCGCCGCGCAACGCAGCGAGCTGATCACCTGGCTCGACCTGGCGGTCCGCAGACGCCTCAACACCGTCGTCCTGCAGGTGCGGCCGACGGCCGACGCCCTGTGGCCCTCGCCGTACGAGCCGTGGTCGCAGGTCCTCACCGGCACCCAGGGCAAGGCGCCGGGCTGGGACCCGTTGGGCACGGCCGTCACGGAGGCCCATGCGCGGGGTCTGCAGCTGCACGCCTGGTTCAACCCGTACCGGGTCGCGACCCACGACGACCCCACGAAGCTCGTCGCCTCCCACCCGGCCCGCAGGCATCCGGACTGGGTGGTGCCGTTCGGCGGGAAGCTCTACTACAACCCGGGGCTGCCCGAGGTCCGCGCGTTCGTCGAGGACGCGATCCTCGACGCGGTGGAGAAGTACCCCCTGGACGCCGTGCACTTCGACGACTACTTCTACCCGTACCCGGTGGCCGGCCAGAGCTTCGACGACGACGCCGCGTACGACGCCCACGGCGGCGCCTTCCCGAGCCGGGCCGCCTGGCGGCGCGACAACATCGACAAGCTGGTGCTGGAGACGGCCGCCCGGATCAAGGCCGTACGGCCCGGCACCCAGTTCGGCATCAGCCCGTTCGGCGTGTGGCGCAACGCCTCCACCGACTCGCGCGGCTCCGACACACGGGCGCTGCAGTCGTACGACGACATCCACGCCGACACCCGCAAGTGGGTGCGGGAGGGCTGGATCGACTACGTCGTCCCGCAGCTGTACTGGAACATCGGCCAGTCGGCCGCCGACTACGCCAAACTCGTGCCCTGGTGGGCGGAGGTGGCGAAGGGCAGCCGCACGCGGCTCTACATCGGCGAGGCCCTGTACCGGGCGGGCGACCCGACGCAGCCCGCCGCCTGGCAGGACCCGGCCGAACTGTCCGACCACCTCGACCTGGCCGCCGCGCACCCGCAGGTGCGCGGGCATGTCTTCTTCGCCGCCAAGGACGTCAGGACGGACCCGATCGGGGCGATGGCGCGGGTGGTCGCCGACCACTACCAGCAGTCGGCGCAGCCCCCGCGCTGA
- a CDS encoding transcriptional regulator — MQPNTLLDAILDEAGVSHAGLAAHVNQAGRARGLVLRYEHTAVARWLKGQRPRGQVPDLICEVLATRLHRPVTLDDIGLGVPGEPSSPHGTSLSGFVERATALWRSDEQQRPHLLGAPAVTGTPAVMPVWEWENPPEDVDVSRGGRHRVTSADIEMLRAARAHYEQMYRKAGGIATRSRIVGFLNAEAAPLLRGSYTDETGRQLHRATGGLVAVAGICAYDSDAHGLAQRYFHQALRLAKASGDRGLGAYVIALLVNQSLFMREYRQAVAFAEAALRAAGRHITPALASDLYAMQAKAYAHLGDGTSALSCIRRAETAAERIRPGHEPDETGYVQPGLVNVQVAEALLSLGDLTAAAEHAVAAVDNPSHDRGRVHRLAMLSTIELRQGNTDKAVVTAVRMAEQARGMESQRVRDRLRAVREHLVRSDCAGTAEAAELIDGALRVPL, encoded by the coding sequence ATGCAGCCCAACACTCTGCTCGACGCGATCCTGGACGAGGCGGGCGTCTCGCACGCGGGCCTCGCCGCCCACGTCAACCAGGCCGGACGGGCCCGCGGACTCGTCCTGCGGTACGAGCACACGGCGGTGGCCCGGTGGCTGAAGGGCCAGCGGCCGCGGGGCCAGGTGCCCGACCTGATCTGCGAAGTGCTCGCCACCCGCCTGCACCGGCCGGTCACTCTCGACGACATCGGTCTCGGCGTGCCGGGGGAGCCGTCCAGCCCGCACGGCACCTCGCTCTCCGGGTTCGTCGAGCGGGCCACCGCCCTGTGGCGCTCCGACGAGCAGCAGCGCCCGCACCTCCTGGGCGCGCCCGCCGTCACCGGCACGCCGGCCGTGATGCCGGTGTGGGAGTGGGAGAACCCGCCGGAGGACGTGGACGTCTCCCGCGGCGGCCGGCATCGCGTCACCTCCGCCGACATCGAGATGCTGCGCGCCGCCCGTGCCCACTACGAGCAGATGTACCGCAAGGCCGGCGGCATCGCGACCCGCAGCCGGATCGTCGGCTTCCTGAACGCGGAGGCCGCACCGTTACTGAGGGGCAGCTACACCGACGAGACGGGCCGTCAACTGCACCGGGCCACCGGCGGGTTGGTCGCCGTCGCCGGAATCTGTGCGTACGACTCCGACGCGCACGGCCTCGCCCAGCGCTACTTCCATCAGGCGCTGCGGCTGGCAAAGGCCAGCGGCGACCGGGGACTTGGGGCGTATGTCATAGCTCTCCTCGTCAACCAGTCGCTGTTCATGCGGGAGTACCGGCAGGCCGTCGCCTTCGCGGAGGCCGCGCTGCGGGCGGCGGGCCGGCACATCACGCCCGCGCTGGCCTCCGACCTGTACGCGATGCAGGCCAAGGCGTACGCCCACCTCGGCGACGGCACGAGCGCCCTGTCGTGCATCCGGCGCGCGGAGACGGCCGCCGAACGGATCCGGCCAGGACACGAGCCCGACGAGACCGGCTATGTCCAGCCGGGCCTGGTCAACGTCCAGGTGGCGGAGGCGCTGCTCAGCCTCGGCGACCTCACGGCCGCCGCCGAGCATGCCGTGGCGGCCGTCGACAACCCGTCGCACGACCGGGGGCGGGTGCATCGGCTCGCCATGCTCAGCACGATCGAACTGCGGCAGGGCAACACCGACAAGGCGGTGGTCACCGCCGTGCGGATGGCCGAGCAGGCGCGGGGAATGGAGTCCCAGCGTGTGCGCGACAGACTTCGGGCGGTGCGCGAACACCTGGTCCGCAGCGACTGCGCGGGCACGGCCGAGGCCGCCGAACTCATCGACGGGGCGCTGCGCGTGCCGCTGTAG
- a CDS encoding DUF6314 family protein: protein MSEFRPVPDVLAYLAGSWRVRRSARDRASGDEGRFDGITVFSALEEGGPGHDALLHEESGTFVWLGVARPAQRTLRFLPGPTPGTADVRFADGRPFHGLDLTSGRHLADHPCSADLYRGEFTVLGLDHWRTLWRVTGPAKDLLLITDYMRVG, encoded by the coding sequence ATGAGCGAGTTCCGGCCGGTTCCGGACGTACTGGCGTACCTCGCGGGGAGCTGGCGGGTGCGGCGGTCGGCACGAGACCGGGCGAGCGGCGACGAGGGCCGCTTCGACGGGATCACCGTGTTCAGCGCGCTGGAGGAGGGCGGCCCGGGGCACGACGCTCTGCTGCACGAGGAGTCCGGCACGTTCGTGTGGCTCGGCGTCGCCCGGCCCGCGCAGCGCACCCTGCGCTTCCTGCCGGGGCCGACGCCCGGCACGGCCGACGTGCGGTTCGCCGACGGCCGTCCCTTCCACGGCCTGGACCTGACCAGCGGCCGGCACCTCGCCGACCACCCCTGCTCCGCGGACCTCTACCGGGGCGAGTTCACTGTCCTGGGCCTGGACCACTGGCGGACGCTCTGGCGGGTGACCGGACCGGCCAAGGACCTGCTGCTCATCACCGACTACATGCGGGTGGGCTGA
- a CDS encoding DUF1918 domain-containing protein has translation MRATKGDQLVQHGRVVGQHDKVGEIVEVLGQGGNPPYRVRFEDGHVGLCSPGPDTEIRHRAAEERRR, from the coding sequence ATGCGCGCAACCAAGGGCGACCAGCTTGTCCAGCACGGCAGGGTGGTCGGCCAACACGACAAGGTCGGCGAGATCGTCGAAGTACTGGGCCAGGGAGGCAACCCGCCGTACCGCGTTCGCTTCGAGGACGGCCACGTGGGCCTGTGCTCACCCGGCCCCGACACGGAGATCCGGCACAGGGCGGCCGAGGAACGACGGCGGTAG
- a CDS encoding DMT family transporter, whose translation METQSSATARPAIAVSTPDAGPGTADAPPRSSGLGTLLAVLGVVAFSLTFPATAWGLEGFGPWSLVAARSVLAALIAGTCLLALRVPPPARRHWAGLAVVAAGVVVGFPLLTTLALRTSTTSHAAVVVGLLPLTTALLSALRMGTRPSRTFWAAALAGAGAVAGFTVQQSGGALTTADLYLFGALLVCAAGYTEGGRLARIMPGWQVIGWALVCCLPLSVPAAALALAHEPVRLTAHSVAGLLWVAAGSQFLGLVVWYRGMAAIGIPKASQLQLAQPLLTLVWSVLLLGEHLTPAAPLTAAAVLVCIAVTQRARG comes from the coding sequence ATGGAGACACAGAGTAGCGCTACTGCCCGGCCCGCGATAGCGGTCAGCACCCCGGACGCCGGACCAGGCACGGCGGACGCCCCGCCCCGGTCCAGCGGCCTCGGCACCCTGCTCGCCGTCCTCGGTGTCGTCGCGTTCTCCCTCACCTTCCCCGCCACCGCCTGGGGGCTTGAGGGCTTCGGCCCCTGGTCGCTGGTGGCCGCGCGCAGCGTCCTGGCCGCGTTGATCGCGGGCACATGTCTGCTCGCGCTCAGGGTCCCGCCGCCCGCCCGGCGGCACTGGGCGGGGCTCGCGGTCGTGGCCGCCGGGGTCGTCGTCGGCTTCCCACTGCTCACCACGCTCGCGCTGCGGACGTCCACCACCTCGCACGCCGCCGTCGTGGTCGGCCTGCTGCCGCTGACGACCGCGCTGCTGTCCGCCCTGCGCATGGGTACCCGCCCCTCCCGCACCTTCTGGGCGGCGGCCCTGGCCGGCGCGGGCGCCGTGGCGGGGTTCACCGTGCAGCAGAGCGGCGGCGCGCTGACCACCGCCGACCTGTATCTGTTCGGGGCGCTGCTGGTGTGCGCGGCCGGCTACACCGAGGGCGGCCGACTGGCGCGGATCATGCCGGGCTGGCAGGTCATCGGCTGGGCCCTGGTGTGCTGTCTGCCGCTGAGCGTGCCCGCCGCCGCGCTCGCCCTGGCCCACGAGCCCGTCCGGCTGACCGCGCACAGCGTGGCCGGGCTGCTGTGGGTCGCGGCCGGCTCGCAGTTCCTCGGCCTGGTCGTCTGGTACCGGGGCATGGCGGCCATCGGCATCCCCAAGGCCAGCCAGTTGCAGTTGGCCCAACCCCTGCTCACACTGGTGTGGTCGGTGCTGCTGCTGGGCGAGCACCTCACGCCCGCCGCTCCGCTGACGGCCGCGGCCGTGCTCGTCTGCATCGCGGTCACGCAGCGGGCGCGCGGCTAG
- a CDS encoding NUDIX hydrolase → MQWTKQNEQTVYENRWFSVNLADVELPDGRHLDHFLIRLRPVAVATVVNEANEVLLLWRHRFITDSWGWELAAGVVEDGEDVARAAARELEEETGWRPGPLHHLMSVEPSNGLTDAVHHIYWSDRGEYVGHPVDDFESDRREWVPLKLVPDLVARGEVPAANMAAALMLLHHLRPAVGP, encoded by the coding sequence GTGCAGTGGACAAAACAGAACGAACAAACTGTGTATGAAAACCGCTGGTTCAGCGTCAACCTGGCGGATGTGGAGTTGCCGGACGGCCGGCATCTCGATCATTTCCTCATACGGCTGAGGCCCGTCGCGGTGGCGACGGTCGTGAACGAGGCCAACGAGGTCCTGCTGTTGTGGCGCCACCGTTTCATCACCGACAGCTGGGGGTGGGAACTCGCGGCGGGCGTGGTCGAGGACGGCGAGGACGTCGCCCGCGCGGCCGCCAGGGAACTCGAGGAGGAGACCGGCTGGCGACCGGGGCCGCTGCACCACCTGATGAGCGTGGAGCCGTCCAACGGGCTCACCGACGCCGTCCACCACATCTACTGGTCGGACAGGGGCGAGTACGTGGGACACCCGGTCGACGACTTCGAGTCGGACCGCCGGGAGTGGGTCCCCCTCAAGCTGGTTCCCGACCTGGTCGCCCGAGGGGAGGTCCCGGCCGCCAACATGGCGGCCGCGCTGATGCTGCTGCACCACCTGAGGCCCGCTGTCGGGCCCTAG
- a CDS encoding histidine phosphatase family protein, producing the protein MPLRVTFVAAARSSSLLAERFEDDQPLDQAGWDEVQRVVPDLLPLAAAELRYCSPTPRSRTTGDALGYAPLVQLALRDCAMGRWRGLTLGEAMAREPAAVDAWLADPLATPHGGESLLDFITRVGDWLDTRPLGDGDRIVAVAEPGVIRAAVVYALKAPPSTYWNIDVRPLSTTTVTGRGGRWNLRLEGASVQPTRM; encoded by the coding sequence ATGCCACTTCGGGTCACGTTCGTCGCCGCCGCTCGCAGCTCCTCGCTGCTCGCGGAACGCTTCGAGGACGACCAGCCGCTGGACCAGGCGGGCTGGGACGAGGTCCAGCGGGTGGTCCCCGACCTCCTGCCCCTCGCCGCCGCCGAGCTGCGCTACTGCTCGCCCACCCCGCGCAGCCGCACCACCGGCGACGCCCTCGGCTACGCCCCACTCGTGCAACTCGCCCTGCGGGACTGCGCCATGGGCCGCTGGCGGGGGCTCACCCTGGGCGAGGCGATGGCCCGTGAGCCGGCGGCCGTGGACGCCTGGCTGGCCGACCCGCTGGCCACCCCGCACGGCGGCGAGTCCCTGCTGGACTTCATCACCCGGGTGGGCGACTGGCTCGACACCCGCCCGCTCGGGGACGGCGACCGGATCGTGGCGGTCGCCGAGCCCGGCGTGATCCGGGCCGCGGTGGTGTACGCGCTCAAGGCGCCTCCGTCGACGTACTGGAACATCGACGTGCGCCCCCTGTCGACGACCACGGTCACCGGCCGGGGCGGTCGCTGGAACCTGCGGCTCGAAGGGGCCTCGGTTCAGCCCACCCGCATGTAG
- a CDS encoding 3-hydroxybutyryl-CoA dehydrogenase, translating into MTGTPAGDISRVGVVGCGQMGAGIAEVCARAGLDVKVAETTGEALEIGRTRLFNSLAKAAERGKISEEERDETLARLTFTTDLGEFADRDLVIEAVVENEQVKTEIFQVLDQVVTRPDAILASNTSSIPLVKLAVATSRPDQVVGIHFFNPAPVQKLVELIPALTTSEGTLGRAQLFAEKLLGKHAIRAQDRSGFVVNALLIPYLLSAIRMFETGIASREDIDNGMEMGCAHPMGPLKLSDLIGLDTVASVAQSMYDEYKEPLYAAPPLLQRMVDAGRLGRKTGSGFYTY; encoded by the coding sequence GTGACGGGCACCCCAGCGGGAGACATCTCACGGGTCGGCGTGGTCGGCTGCGGCCAGATGGGGGCGGGCATCGCAGAGGTCTGCGCCCGCGCCGGACTCGACGTCAAGGTCGCCGAGACCACCGGCGAAGCCCTGGAGATCGGCCGTACCCGGTTGTTCAACTCCCTGGCCAAGGCCGCCGAACGCGGCAAGATCTCCGAGGAGGAGCGGGACGAGACGCTGGCGCGCCTGACCTTCACCACGGACCTCGGCGAGTTCGCCGACCGCGACCTGGTCATCGAGGCCGTGGTCGAGAACGAGCAGGTCAAGACCGAGATCTTCCAGGTCCTCGACCAGGTCGTGACCCGCCCGGACGCCATCCTCGCCTCCAACACCTCCTCCATCCCGCTGGTGAAGCTGGCGGTCGCCACCTCGCGGCCCGACCAGGTCGTCGGCATCCACTTCTTCAACCCGGCCCCCGTGCAGAAGCTCGTCGAGCTGATCCCGGCGCTGACCACCTCCGAGGGCACGCTCGGCCGGGCGCAGCTGTTCGCCGAGAAGCTGCTCGGCAAGCACGCGATCCGCGCCCAGGACCGCTCCGGCTTCGTCGTCAACGCGCTGCTGATCCCCTACCTGCTCTCCGCGATCCGGATGTTCGAGACGGGCATCGCCAGCCGCGAGGACATCGACAACGGCATGGAGATGGGCTGCGCCCACCCGATGGGCCCGCTGAAGCTGTCCGACCTGATCGGCCTGGACACCGTCGCCTCGGTCGCGCAGTCGATGTACGACGAGTACAAGGAGCCGCTGTACGCCGCTCCCCCGCTGCTCCAGCGCATGGTGGACGCGGGCCGGCTGGGCCGCAAGACCGGCTCGGGCTTCTACACGTACTGA